From Ramlibacter tataouinensis, the proteins below share one genomic window:
- the panC gene encoding pantoate--beta-alanine ligase — protein MYIARTLQELRTHLAQHRHPAFVPTMGNLHEGHLALVRRAKPLGDVTVASIFVNRLQFLPHEDFDSYPRTFADDCARLEAAGCDLVFAPAEQELYPLPQTYKVHPPGALADMLEGEFRPGFFTGVCTVVLKLFACVQPSAAVFGKKDYQQLMVIRGMVQQFALPIEIVAGETQRAADGLALSSRNGYLSAAQRDEAVQLPLALQHMARQVSEGMEIARAEAQAMAALQARGWQPDYMTVRRRSDLQAPQAGDSRVALGAARLGTTRLIDNLEF, from the coding sequence ATGTACATCGCCCGCACCCTCCAGGAGCTGCGCACCCACCTTGCGCAGCATCGCCATCCCGCCTTCGTGCCGACCATGGGCAACCTGCACGAGGGCCACCTGGCCCTGGTGCGCCGCGCCAAACCGCTGGGCGACGTGACGGTGGCCAGCATCTTCGTCAACCGCCTGCAGTTCCTGCCGCACGAGGATTTCGACAGCTATCCGCGCACCTTCGCGGACGACTGCGCCAGGCTCGAGGCGGCCGGCTGCGACCTGGTGTTCGCGCCGGCCGAACAGGAGCTCTACCCGCTGCCGCAAACCTACAAGGTTCATCCGCCGGGCGCCTTGGCCGACATGCTGGAGGGCGAGTTCCGGCCGGGCTTCTTCACCGGTGTGTGCACCGTGGTGCTGAAGCTGTTCGCCTGCGTGCAGCCGAGCGCCGCGGTGTTCGGCAAGAAGGACTACCAGCAGCTGATGGTGATCCGCGGCATGGTGCAGCAATTCGCGCTGCCGATCGAGATCGTGGCCGGCGAGACCCAGCGGGCTGCGGACGGCCTGGCGCTGTCGTCCCGCAATGGCTACCTGTCGGCCGCGCAGCGGGATGAAGCCGTGCAGTTGCCGCTCGCGCTCCAGCACATGGCGCGGCAGGTCAGCGAAGGCATGGAGATCGCGCGCGCCGAAGCGCAGGCCATGGCGGCGTTGCAGGCGCGCGGCTGGCAGCCCGACTACATGACGGTGCGGCGGCGCAGCGACCTGCAGGCACCGCAGGCGGGCGACTCGCGGGTCGCGCTCGGCGCGGCCAGGCTGGGAACCACCCGCTTGATCGACAACCTGGAGTTTTGA
- the panB gene encoding 3-methyl-2-oxobutanoate hydroxymethyltransferase: MSATARKPLTLHRLREMHAAGEKIAMLTCYDAAFARVLDDAGVDCMLVGDSLGMVLQGQASTVPVTLEQMVYHTRCVAAGNRSAWLIGDLPFGSYQEGNAQALRSATALMQAGAHMIKLEGGGWTADTVRFLVERGIPVCAHLGLTPQSVHALGGWRVQGRGEEAAATLQRHAKELADAGAAMLVLELMPNALAAAISQALTIPVIGIGAGPQCGGQVLVLHDMLGLAPGKPARFVRDFMEGADGIAHAVRRYVGAVKAGSFPDPELHCY, translated from the coding sequence ATGAGCGCGACCGCGCGCAAGCCGCTCACGCTGCACCGCCTGCGCGAGATGCATGCGGCCGGCGAGAAGATCGCCATGCTGACCTGCTACGACGCCGCGTTTGCGCGCGTGCTCGATGACGCCGGCGTGGATTGCATGCTGGTGGGCGATTCGCTCGGCATGGTGCTCCAGGGCCAGGCCAGCACGGTGCCGGTGACGCTGGAGCAGATGGTCTACCACACCCGGTGCGTGGCCGCGGGCAACCGTAGCGCCTGGCTGATCGGCGACCTGCCCTTCGGCAGCTACCAGGAAGGCAACGCACAGGCGCTGCGCAGCGCCACCGCACTGATGCAGGCCGGCGCGCACATGATCAAGCTGGAAGGCGGCGGCTGGACCGCCGACACGGTGCGCTTCCTGGTCGAACGCGGCATCCCGGTGTGTGCGCACCTGGGCCTCACGCCGCAATCGGTGCACGCCCTTGGCGGCTGGCGCGTGCAGGGCCGCGGCGAAGAAGCCGCGGCGACCCTGCAGCGGCATGCCAAGGAACTGGCCGACGCCGGCGCCGCGATGCTGGTGCTGGAACTGATGCCCAACGCGCTGGCGGCGGCCATCTCGCAGGCCTTGACCATCCCGGTGATCGGCATCGGCGCCGGGCCGCAGTGCGGCGGCCAGGTGCTGGTGCTGCATGACATGCTGGGCCTGGCGCCGGGCAAGCCCGCGCGCTTCGTGCGCGACTTCATGGAAGGCGCGGATGGCATCGCGCATGCGGTGCGACGCTACGTCGGGGCCGTGAAGGCTGGCAGCTTCCCCGATCCCGAATTGCATTGCTACTGA
- the panD gene encoding aspartate 1-decarboxylase produces MFRTLLKSKIHRVAVTHCELHYEGSCAIDENLLEAANIAENEQIHIWNIDNGERFVTYAIKGQRGTGMISVNGSAARRAAVGDLVIIAAFAQVHEDQVSAHEPQLVFVDEANRRVDTRHAVPTQQLVEATS; encoded by the coding sequence GTGTTCCGCACCCTGCTGAAATCCAAGATCCACCGCGTGGCCGTGACGCACTGCGAACTGCACTACGAGGGGTCCTGCGCGATCGACGAAAACCTGCTGGAAGCAGCCAACATCGCCGAGAACGAACAGATCCACATCTGGAACATCGACAACGGCGAGCGCTTCGTCACCTACGCCATCAAGGGCCAGCGCGGCACCGGGATGATCTCGGTCAACGGCTCGGCCGCGCGGCGCGCCGCGGTGGGCGACCTGGTCATCATCGCCGCCTTCGCGCAGGTGCACGAGGACCAGGTGTCGGCGCACGAACCCCAGCTCGTGTTCGTCGACGAAGCCAACCGCCGGGTGGACACCCGGCACGCGGTGCCGACGCAGCAGCTGGTCGAAGCAACCTCATGA
- the nadB gene encoding L-aspartate oxidase has product MSATIMDFDVLIVGSGLAGLSAAMHLAPTHRVAVLTKRSMSDGSSGWAQGGIAAVMAEDDSFQAHVDDTLVAGAGLSDPTATRFVVEHAPESVAWLRSLGVPFSLENGNLHLTREGGHSARRIVHVTDATGAAVQQTMIEHVRRTPNITVFERHTLVDLITNRKIGLPPGEPATCLGLYALDEERDEVITFRAPQTILATGGAGKVYLYTTNPDTATGDGIAAAWRAGCRVTNMEFIQFHPTCLYHPHVKSFLISEAVRGEGGKLQLPDGTRFMPQHDPRAELAPRDVVARAIDFEMKKHGLDCVYLDISHQPAEFIREHFPNIHARCLELGIDITRQPIPVVPAAHYTCGGIHTDLTGRTDLRGLHAIGETAYTGLHGANRLASNSLVECMVFARSASGDILANSLPVPPALPAWDESRVTDADEAVVISHNWDELRRFMWDYVGIVRTNKRLERAAHRIRLLQGEIQDFYTNFHVTRDLLELRNLVTVADLIVRSAQARHESRGLHFSRDYPATADGPRPTILAP; this is encoded by the coding sequence ATGAGCGCCACCATCATGGACTTCGACGTCCTCATCGTCGGCAGCGGCCTGGCGGGCCTGTCGGCGGCCATGCACCTGGCGCCGACGCACCGCGTGGCGGTGCTGACCAAGCGCTCCATGAGCGACGGCTCCAGCGGCTGGGCCCAGGGCGGCATCGCCGCCGTGATGGCCGAGGACGACAGCTTCCAGGCTCACGTCGACGACACGCTGGTCGCCGGCGCGGGACTGTCCGACCCGACCGCGACGCGATTCGTCGTTGAGCACGCACCGGAGAGCGTGGCCTGGCTGCGCTCGCTGGGCGTGCCGTTCTCGCTGGAAAACGGCAACCTGCACCTGACGCGCGAAGGCGGCCACAGCGCGCGCCGCATCGTGCATGTGACCGACGCCACCGGCGCGGCCGTGCAGCAGACCATGATCGAGCACGTGCGCCGCACGCCCAACATCACCGTGTTCGAGCGGCACACGCTGGTGGACCTGATCACCAACCGCAAGATCGGCCTCCCGCCGGGCGAGCCCGCCACCTGCCTGGGCCTGTATGCCCTGGACGAGGAGCGCGACGAGGTGATCACCTTCCGCGCGCCGCAGACCATCCTGGCCACCGGCGGCGCGGGCAAGGTGTACCTGTACACCACCAATCCCGACACGGCCACCGGCGACGGCATCGCCGCCGCCTGGCGCGCAGGCTGCCGGGTGACGAACATGGAGTTCATCCAGTTCCACCCGACCTGCCTCTACCACCCGCACGTCAAGTCCTTCCTGATCTCCGAGGCGGTGCGCGGCGAAGGCGGCAAGCTGCAGTTGCCCGACGGCACGCGCTTCATGCCGCAGCACGACCCGCGTGCCGAACTGGCGCCGCGCGACGTGGTGGCCCGCGCCATCGACTTCGAGATGAAGAAGCACGGCCTGGATTGCGTGTACCTGGACATCTCGCACCAGCCCGCCGAGTTCATCCGCGAGCACTTCCCGAACATCCACGCGCGCTGCCTGGAGCTGGGGATCGACATCACGCGCCAGCCGATTCCCGTGGTGCCTGCCGCCCACTACACCTGCGGCGGCATCCACACCGACCTGACGGGCCGCACCGACCTGCGCGGCCTGCACGCCATCGGCGAGACCGCCTACACCGGCCTGCATGGCGCCAACCGGCTGGCAAGCAACTCCCTGGTCGAGTGCATGGTGTTCGCGCGCTCGGCGTCCGGGGACATCCTCGCCAATTCGCTGCCGGTGCCGCCGGCCCTGCCGGCCTGGGACGAGAGCCGGGTCACCGATGCCGACGAGGCGGTGGTGATCTCGCACAACTGGGACGAGCTGCGCCGCTTCATGTGGGACTATGTCGGCATCGTCCGCACCAACAAGCGGCTGGAGCGCGCCGCGCACCGCATCCGGCTGCTGCAGGGCGAGATCCAGGACTTCTACACCAACTTCCACGTCACGCGCGACCTGCTGGAGCTGCGCAACCTGGTGACGGTCGCCGACCTCATCGTGCGCTCGGCGCAGGCCCGGCACGAAAGCCGCGGGCTGCACTTCAGCCGCGACTACCCGGCGACGGCCGACGGGCCGCGCCCGACCATCCTGGCGCCCTGA
- a CDS encoding segregation and condensation protein A, with product MTEPGEATLPEAAAPALEGMPEVVDQVALARLYGEPLFAMPTDLYIPPDALEVFLEAFEGPLDLLLYLIRKQNFNILDIPMAGVTRQYLAYVDEIRSRNLELAAEYLLMAAMLIEIKSRMLLPPKKTAEGEEPEDPRAELVRRLLEYEQMKMAAARLNEVPQMGRDVLRAQVYIEQALQPRFPDVNVIDLQEAWRDIVKRAKLVQHHKITREELSVREHMSIVLRKLQGRKFIEFEQLFDLGRGVPVLVVTFIAMLELAKETLIEVTQAEAYAPIYVRLAYQPA from the coding sequence ATGACCGAACCGGGTGAAGCGACGCTGCCCGAAGCGGCAGCGCCCGCCCTCGAAGGGATGCCGGAAGTGGTCGACCAAGTGGCACTGGCACGGCTTTACGGCGAACCGCTGTTCGCCATGCCCACCGACCTGTACATCCCGCCCGATGCGCTGGAGGTGTTCCTCGAGGCCTTCGAAGGGCCGCTGGACCTGCTGCTGTACCTGATCCGCAAGCAGAACTTCAATATCCTCGACATCCCGATGGCGGGCGTGACGCGGCAGTACCTCGCGTACGTGGACGAGATCCGCAGCCGCAACCTCGAGCTGGCGGCCGAGTACCTCCTCATGGCTGCGATGCTGATCGAGATCAAGTCTCGCATGCTGCTGCCGCCCAAGAAGACCGCCGAGGGCGAGGAGCCGGAAGACCCGCGGGCCGAACTGGTGCGCCGCCTGCTCGAGTACGAGCAAATGAAGATGGCCGCCGCCCGCCTGAACGAGGTGCCGCAGATGGGGCGCGACGTGCTGCGCGCCCAGGTCTACATCGAGCAGGCGCTGCAGCCGCGCTTTCCCGACGTCAACGTGATCGACCTGCAGGAAGCCTGGCGCGACATCGTCAAGCGCGCCAAGCTCGTGCAGCACCACAAGATCACGCGCGAGGAGCTCTCCGTGCGCGAGCACATGAGCATCGTGCTGCGCAAGCTCCAGGGCCGCAAGTTCATCGAGTTCGAGCAGCTGTTTGACCTGGGGCGCGGCGTGCCGGTCCTGGTCGTGACCTTCATCGCGATGCTGGAACTGGCCAAGGAAACGCTGATCGAGGTGACCCAGGCCGAGGCCTACGCGCCGATCTACGTGCGGCTTGCCTACCAGCCGGCATGA
- a CDS encoding DUF3460 family protein — MRIFRRPDYNSDITQFISELKASKPDLEAQQRAGRALLWDKHVSREAWDEFRAAQVRQKPYVYQTDTQ; from the coding sequence CTGCGCATCTTCCGCCGCCCCGACTACAACTCGGACATCACGCAGTTCATTTCCGAGCTGAAGGCCAGCAAGCCCGACCTCGAGGCCCAGCAGCGCGCCGGCCGCGCCCTGCTGTGGGACAAGCACGTCAGCCGCGAGGCCTGGGACGAATTCCGGGCCGCCCAGGTGCGGCAGAAACCCTACGTCTACCAGACCGACACACAATGA
- a CDS encoding SulP family inorganic anion transporter, which translates to MNLSFAFRPRLLDALRGYDRDRFVHDLGAGVTVGIVALPLAMAFAIASGLKPEAGLWTAIIAGLVIATLGGSNVQIGGPAGAFIVIVYGIVEQYGLANLLISTACAGVLLFALGLLRLGRMVRYVPVSIVIGFTNGIAVLIACSQLKDWLGLSIAKMPADFFTQLKVIALHIGSFNLYAFALGVACVGGLFLWPRLWGERSPIQAAIELPGMRSTAQLNRRVPAPVVALVTLTWVAWYFELPVETIGKRFGDIPRGLPPLVLPEFSWATVKLLVTPTITIALLGAIESLLCARVADQLSTLPRHDPNQELMAQGVANFVSPFFGGMPATGTIARTVTNIRAGATSPLAGVVHSVTLAVIVLAAAPLALLVPLPVLAGILLFVAWNMGEWREFAHLGKYSAHYRLLMLGTFFLTVVFDLTVAVQAGLVMACALFVRKMSSLFSVELVRREGAIIQYRLYGSLFFGAVARIDEVVQAVESGPMQPVVILDALQLVHLDTSGLDSLRQLHKAVLLRGGTLHLENLQQQPREVIERSGFGAELVASRPSPEVSA; encoded by the coding sequence TTGAACCTGTCCTTCGCTTTTAGGCCGCGCCTGCTCGACGCCCTGCGCGGCTACGACCGCGACCGCTTCGTGCACGACCTGGGCGCCGGGGTGACCGTTGGCATCGTGGCGCTGCCGCTGGCCATGGCCTTCGCGATCGCCTCCGGGCTGAAGCCGGAAGCGGGCCTGTGGACCGCCATCATCGCGGGCCTGGTGATCGCCACGCTCGGCGGCTCGAACGTGCAGATCGGCGGGCCGGCCGGCGCCTTCATCGTCATCGTCTATGGCATCGTCGAGCAGTACGGTCTGGCCAACCTGCTGATCTCCACCGCCTGCGCGGGCGTGCTGCTGTTCGCCCTGGGGCTGCTGCGGCTCGGACGCATGGTGCGCTACGTGCCGGTCAGCATCGTGATCGGTTTCACCAACGGCATCGCGGTGCTGATCGCCTGCTCGCAGCTCAAGGACTGGCTGGGCCTGTCGATCGCGAAGATGCCGGCCGACTTCTTCACCCAGCTGAAGGTCATCGCGCTGCACATCGGCAGCTTCAACCTCTACGCGTTCGCGCTCGGCGTTGCCTGCGTCGGGGGCCTGTTCCTGTGGCCGCGCCTGTGGGGCGAGCGCTCGCCGATCCAGGCCGCGATCGAGCTGCCCGGCATGCGCAGCACCGCGCAATTGAACCGGCGCGTGCCCGCGCCCGTGGTGGCCCTGGTCACGCTCACCTGGGTGGCCTGGTACTTCGAGCTGCCGGTGGAAACCATCGGCAAGCGCTTCGGCGACATCCCGCGCGGGCTGCCGCCCCTGGTGCTGCCCGAGTTCTCGTGGGCCACGGTCAAGCTGCTGGTGACGCCCACCATCACCATTGCGCTGCTGGGCGCGATCGAATCGCTGCTGTGCGCGCGCGTGGCCGACCAGCTGAGCACCTTGCCGCGCCACGACCCGAACCAGGAACTGATGGCGCAGGGCGTCGCCAATTTCGTTTCGCCCTTCTTCGGCGGCATGCCGGCCACCGGCACCATCGCCCGCACCGTCACCAACATCCGCGCCGGCGCGACCTCGCCGCTGGCGGGGGTCGTCCACTCGGTCACGCTGGCCGTGATCGTGCTGGCCGCGGCGCCGCTGGCGCTGCTGGTGCCGCTGCCGGTGCTGGCCGGCATCCTGCTGTTCGTGGCCTGGAACATGGGCGAGTGGCGCGAATTCGCCCACCTCGGGAAATACAGCGCGCACTACCGCCTGCTGATGCTGGGCACCTTCTTCCTGACGGTGGTGTTCGACCTCACCGTGGCGGTGCAGGCGGGGCTGGTGATGGCCTGCGCCCTGTTCGTGCGCAAGATGAGTTCCCTGTTCAGCGTGGAACTGGTGCGCCGTGAAGGCGCCATCATCCAGTACCGGCTGTACGGGTCGCTGTTCTTCGGGGCGGTCGCCCGGATCGACGAGGTCGTGCAGGCGGTGGAAAGCGGCCCCATGCAGCCGGTGGTGATCCTGGACGCCCTGCAACTGGTGCACCTGGACACCTCCGGGCTCGATTCGCTGCGCCAGTTGCACAAGGCCGTGCTCCTGCGCGGCGGCACCCTGCACCTCGAGAACCTGCAGCAGCAGCCACGCGAGGTGATCGAGCGCTCGGGCTTCGGGGCGGAACTGGTGGCCAGCCGGCCCTCCCCAGAAGTGTCGGCCTGA
- a CDS encoding N-formylglutamate amidohydrolase: protein MTRPFTLTPPTAPAVALVCDSPHSGTSYPEDFGHAVPRELLRRGEDTHVEALWEAVPAAGGTLLAAHFPRTYIDANRTLEDLDPALLDGPWPTPLDPGEKTRLGFGLVWRNVSAGVPIYDRALTVAEVRHRIDRYYLPYHAALNASIEQCAARFGGVWHLNLHSMPNDAYQRLQIASPTPLADFVLGDRDGSTCEPAFVDLVERELRACGYTVARNDPYKGVQLIARIGQPARNRHSLQIEIRRPIYMDEATRERHAGFAAVQRDLARLAQTLAAYVKDRSA, encoded by the coding sequence ATGACACGGCCCTTCACGCTGACGCCACCCACCGCGCCGGCGGTGGCGCTGGTGTGCGACTCGCCGCACAGCGGCACCAGCTACCCGGAGGACTTCGGGCACGCGGTGCCGCGCGAGCTGCTGCGGCGCGGCGAGGACACCCACGTCGAGGCGCTGTGGGAAGCGGTGCCCGCCGCCGGCGGCACCCTGCTGGCCGCCCACTTCCCGCGCACCTACATCGATGCCAACCGCACGCTGGAAGACCTCGACCCCGCGCTGCTGGACGGGCCGTGGCCAACCCCGCTGGACCCCGGCGAGAAGACCCGTCTGGGCTTCGGCCTGGTGTGGCGCAATGTCAGTGCCGGCGTCCCCATCTACGACCGGGCGCTGACCGTCGCCGAGGTGCGCCATCGCATCGACCGCTACTACCTGCCCTACCACGCGGCGCTGAACGCCAGCATCGAGCAGTGCGCGGCCCGCTTCGGCGGCGTCTGGCACCTGAACCTGCATTCCATGCCGAACGACGCCTACCAGCGGCTGCAGATCGCCAGCCCGACGCCGCTGGCGGACTTCGTGCTCGGGGATCGCGACGGCAGCACCTGCGAGCCGGCATTCGTGGATCTGGTGGAGCGCGAACTGCGCGCGTGCGGCTACACCGTCGCCCGTAACGATCCGTACAAGGGCGTGCAGCTGATCGCCCGCATCGGCCAGCCGGCGCGCAATCGTCACAGCCTGCAGATCGAGATCCGGCGCCCGATCTACATGGACGAAGCCACCCGCGAGCGCCATGCCGGCTTCGCCGCCGTGCAGCGCGACCTCGCTCGCCTGGCGCAAACGCTGGCCGCGTACGTGAAAGATCGCTCAGCGTAA
- a CDS encoding tripartite tricarboxylate transporter substrate binding protein BugE: MNTRHFLRALACAAALAAAGAAVAQPAFPEKPIKLIVPFAPGGSTDLAARLVAEFASRELGQSIVVENKPGAGGSTGMEFVAKQPADGYTLGMATVSTHGANPAVYGSRLKYDPVKDFTPVTNVATTPSVFAVNPGKVPARDMKEFIALAKANPNKFSFGSPGTGSLGHANISHFTALAQIQLLHVPYKGGGQAMNDAVAGQVDAITDNLPSALPHIKAGKLRALAVLSEKRSPALPDVPTYGELGFPQMGGGGWFGIVAPAGTPAPVVAKLNAAIHKAMKQPEFARKMDESGATLIPSTPAEFGQQIQQAMDRYQRVSKIAKIQVD; encoded by the coding sequence ATGAACACCCGCCACTTCCTCCGGGCCCTCGCCTGCGCGGCCGCACTGGCCGCTGCCGGTGCCGCCGTCGCCCAGCCTGCCTTTCCCGAGAAGCCGATCAAGCTGATCGTCCCCTTCGCGCCCGGCGGCTCCACCGACCTGGCCGCCCGCCTGGTGGCCGAATTCGCCAGCCGCGAATTGGGCCAGTCCATCGTGGTGGAGAACAAGCCCGGCGCGGGCGGGTCCACCGGCATGGAGTTCGTCGCCAAGCAGCCCGCCGACGGCTACACCCTGGGCATGGCGACCGTCAGCACCCACGGCGCCAATCCCGCTGTCTACGGCAGCCGCCTGAAGTACGACCCGGTGAAGGACTTCACGCCGGTCACCAATGTGGCCACCACGCCCAGCGTGTTCGCCGTCAATCCGGGCAAGGTTCCCGCCAGGGACATGAAGGAATTCATCGCCCTGGCCAAGGCCAACCCGAACAAGTTCAGCTTCGGCTCGCCCGGCACCGGCTCGCTGGGCCACGCCAACATCTCCCACTTCACGGCGCTGGCGCAGATCCAGCTGCTGCACGTGCCGTACAAGGGCGGCGGCCAGGCCATGAACGACGCCGTCGCCGGCCAGGTGGACGCGATCACCGACAACCTGCCTTCCGCGCTGCCGCACATCAAGGCCGGCAAGCTGCGCGCGCTGGCGGTGCTGTCCGAGAAGCGCTCGCCCGCCCTGCCCGACGTGCCGACCTACGGCGAACTCGGCTTTCCCCAGATGGGCGGCGGCGGCTGGTTCGGCATCGTGGCACCCGCCGGCACGCCGGCGCCGGTGGTGGCCAAGTTGAACGCGGCCATCCACAAGGCCATGAAGCAACCGGAGTTCGCCAGGAAGATGGACGAGTCGGGCGCGACCCTGATCCCCAGCACGCCGGCCGAATTCGGCCAGCAGATCCAGCAGGCCATGGACCGCTACCAGCGCGTCTCCAAGATCGCCAAGATCCAGGTCGACTGA